The proteins below are encoded in one region of Carettochelys insculpta isolate YL-2023 chromosome 14, ASM3395843v1, whole genome shotgun sequence:
- the ENKD1 gene encoding enkurin domain-containing protein 1 isoform X4: protein MSEGPSRISGPIPPDPTLFPDYYKRPLSARGRLEGNALKLDFLSGPLAPDPSLYPTCYSARPAHPAPRIRPDGQDALEKGRKGMVGVLLQLEGISLHREPPLKRRECKDHEKENLRRMREIQRRCKEKELAREHSQPKPVKALWKCQKYETVDSKVKARLQESSPPPKLEAQKFLRAYSRCGSGVQPRRSLSPSPAKTRAVADTEAAGGESTDAKIQVEGTSIDFIRHNARTAKQVPLRRSRSLQSLAEALDQKRREEEKYNAKQKGHVPQYLLERKDHWRRELEEQRRNLPDPDMPPGHTMMPESKRLETLNSLTQSQEQLLKDLVMLPVRADTLSIQKRRAELEKKLSQIDEALKIFSRPKVFIKLDS from the exons ATGTCGGAGGGGCCTTCCAGGATTTCAGGACCCATCCCCCCAGACCCCACGCTGTTCCCGGACTATTACAAACGTCCCCTGTCAG CTCGAGGGAGGCTGGAAGGGAACGCCTTGAAGCTCGACTTCCTCTCTGGGCCTCTGGCCCCCGACCCCAGCCTGTATCCCACCTGCTACAGTGCCCGTCCTGCCCACCCTGCTCCACGTATTCGCCCCGATGGTCAGGATGCCCTGGAGAAGGGGCGGAAGGGGATGGTTGGggttctgctgcagctggaggggatcTCTCTGCACAGAGAGCCGCCCCTGAAAA GGCGAGAGTGCAAGGACCATGAGAAGGAGAACTTGAGGCGGATGAGGGAGATCCAGAGGAGATGCAAGGAGAAGGAGCTGGCACGGGAGCACAGCCAGCCCAAGCCGGTGAAGGCCCTGTGGAAATGCCAGAAGTATGAGACTGTGGATTCCAAGGTGAAGGCCAGGCTCCAG GAGAGCTCTCCCCCACCCAAGCTGGAGGCTCAGAAATTTCTGAGGGCCTATTCCCGCTGCGGCTCCGGGGTCCAGCCGCGCCGGTCGCTGTCACCCAGCCCTGCCAAGACCAGAGCGGTGGCTGacacagaggcagcaggaggagagagcaCCGATGCCAAG ATCCAGGTCGAAGGCACCAGCATTGACTTCATCAGACACAACGCCCGCACCGCCAAGCAGGTCCCCCTGCGACGCTCGCGCTCGCTTCAGTCTCTGGCCGAGGCCCTGGACCAGAAGCGCCGGGAGGAGGAAAAGTACAATGCCAAGCAGAAGGGCCACGTGCCCCAGTA CCTGCTGGAGCGGAAGGATCACTGgcgcagggagctggaggagcagcggcGGAACCTGCCCGACCCTGACATGCCACCAGGTCACACCATGATGCCAGAGAGCAAGCGGCTGGAAACCCTCAACAGCCTGACTCAGA GCCAGGAGCAGCTGTTGAAGGACCTGGTGATGCTGCCGGTGCGGGCTGACACCCTGAGCATTCAGAAGAGGCGAGCGGAGCTGGAGAAGAAGCTGTCACAGATAGACGAGGCCCTGAAAATCTTCTCCCGGCCCAAGGTCTTCATCAAGCTGGACTCCTGA
- the ENKD1 gene encoding enkurin domain-containing protein 1 isoform X2 — protein sequence MKVILRSRPVASSGEGLPFPGPTLLHSAWTCGVGSITPREQNGPALLAEVLGAPVGSGARTRLKREWQRRWKWGCDCQVKKYQSRGRLEGNALKLDFLSGPLAPDPSLYPTCYSARPAHPAPRIRPDGQDALEKGRKGMVGVLLQLEGISLHREPPLKRRECKDHEKENLRRMREIQRRCKEKELAREHSQPKPVKALWKCQKYETVDSKVKARLQESSPPPKLEAQKFLRAYSRCGSGVQPRRSLSPSPAKTRAVADTEAAGGESTDAKIQVEGTSIDFIRHNARTAKQVPLRRSRSLQSLAEALDQKRREEENLLERKDHWRRELEEQRRNLPDPDMPPGHTMMPESKRLETLNSLTQSQEQLLKDLVMLPVRADTLSIQKRRAELEKKLSQIDEALKIFSRPKVFIKLDS from the exons ATGAAGGTCATCCTCCGTAGCCGTCCAGTGGCTAGTTCTGGTGAaggcctgcccttccctgggCCCACCTTGCTGCACAGTGCCTGGACCTGTGGAGTTGGCAGCATTACTCCACGAGAGCAGAATGGACCTGCCTTACTTGCAGAGGTGCTGGGCGCTCCCGTTGGCTCCGGTGCCCGGACCAGGCTGAAGAGAGAGTGGCAGAGGCGTTGGAAGTGGGGATGTGACTGTCAAGTAAAGAAGTACCAGT CTCGAGGGAGGCTGGAAGGGAACGCCTTGAAGCTCGACTTCCTCTCTGGGCCTCTGGCCCCCGACCCCAGCCTGTATCCCACCTGCTACAGTGCCCGTCCTGCCCACCCTGCTCCACGTATTCGCCCCGATGGTCAGGATGCCCTGGAGAAGGGGCGGAAGGGGATGGTTGGggttctgctgcagctggaggggatcTCTCTGCACAGAGAGCCGCCCCTGAAAA GGCGAGAGTGCAAGGACCATGAGAAGGAGAACTTGAGGCGGATGAGGGAGATCCAGAGGAGATGCAAGGAGAAGGAGCTGGCACGGGAGCACAGCCAGCCCAAGCCGGTGAAGGCCCTGTGGAAATGCCAGAAGTATGAGACTGTGGATTCCAAGGTGAAGGCCAGGCTCCAG GAGAGCTCTCCCCCACCCAAGCTGGAGGCTCAGAAATTTCTGAGGGCCTATTCCCGCTGCGGCTCCGGGGTCCAGCCGCGCCGGTCGCTGTCACCCAGCCCTGCCAAGACCAGAGCGGTGGCTGacacagaggcagcaggaggagagagcaCCGATGCCAAG ATCCAGGTCGAAGGCACCAGCATTGACTTCATCAGACACAACGCCCGCACCGCCAAGCAGGTCCCCCTGCGACGCTCGCGCTCGCTTCAGTCTCTGGCCGAGGCCCTGGACCAGAAGCGCCGGGAGGAGGAAAA CCTGCTGGAGCGGAAGGATCACTGgcgcagggagctggaggagcagcggcGGAACCTGCCCGACCCTGACATGCCACCAGGTCACACCATGATGCCAGAGAGCAAGCGGCTGGAAACCCTCAACAGCCTGACTCAGA GCCAGGAGCAGCTGTTGAAGGACCTGGTGATGCTGCCGGTGCGGGCTGACACCCTGAGCATTCAGAAGAGGCGAGCGGAGCTGGAGAAGAAGCTGTCACAGATAGACGAGGCCCTGAAAATCTTCTCCCGGCCCAAGGTCTTCATCAAGCTGGACTCCTGA
- the ENKD1 gene encoding enkurin domain-containing protein 1 isoform X1, translating into MKVILRSRPVASSGEGLPFPGPTLLHSAWTCGVGSITPREQNGPALLAEVLGAPVGSGARTRLKREWQRRWKWGCDCQVKKYQSRGRLEGNALKLDFLSGPLAPDPSLYPTCYSARPAHPAPRIRPDGQDALEKGRKGMVGVLLQLEGISLHREPPLKRRECKDHEKENLRRMREIQRRCKEKELAREHSQPKPVKALWKCQKYETVDSKVKARLQESSPPPKLEAQKFLRAYSRCGSGVQPRRSLSPSPAKTRAVADTEAAGGESTDAKIQVEGTSIDFIRHNARTAKQVPLRRSRSLQSLAEALDQKRREEEKYNAKQKGHVPQYLLERKDHWRRELEEQRRNLPDPDMPPGHTMMPESKRLETLNSLTQSQEQLLKDLVMLPVRADTLSIQKRRAELEKKLSQIDEALKIFSRPKVFIKLDS; encoded by the exons ATGAAGGTCATCCTCCGTAGCCGTCCAGTGGCTAGTTCTGGTGAaggcctgcccttccctgggCCCACCTTGCTGCACAGTGCCTGGACCTGTGGAGTTGGCAGCATTACTCCACGAGAGCAGAATGGACCTGCCTTACTTGCAGAGGTGCTGGGCGCTCCCGTTGGCTCCGGTGCCCGGACCAGGCTGAAGAGAGAGTGGCAGAGGCGTTGGAAGTGGGGATGTGACTGTCAAGTAAAGAAGTACCAGT CTCGAGGGAGGCTGGAAGGGAACGCCTTGAAGCTCGACTTCCTCTCTGGGCCTCTGGCCCCCGACCCCAGCCTGTATCCCACCTGCTACAGTGCCCGTCCTGCCCACCCTGCTCCACGTATTCGCCCCGATGGTCAGGATGCCCTGGAGAAGGGGCGGAAGGGGATGGTTGGggttctgctgcagctggaggggatcTCTCTGCACAGAGAGCCGCCCCTGAAAA GGCGAGAGTGCAAGGACCATGAGAAGGAGAACTTGAGGCGGATGAGGGAGATCCAGAGGAGATGCAAGGAGAAGGAGCTGGCACGGGAGCACAGCCAGCCCAAGCCGGTGAAGGCCCTGTGGAAATGCCAGAAGTATGAGACTGTGGATTCCAAGGTGAAGGCCAGGCTCCAG GAGAGCTCTCCCCCACCCAAGCTGGAGGCTCAGAAATTTCTGAGGGCCTATTCCCGCTGCGGCTCCGGGGTCCAGCCGCGCCGGTCGCTGTCACCCAGCCCTGCCAAGACCAGAGCGGTGGCTGacacagaggcagcaggaggagagagcaCCGATGCCAAG ATCCAGGTCGAAGGCACCAGCATTGACTTCATCAGACACAACGCCCGCACCGCCAAGCAGGTCCCCCTGCGACGCTCGCGCTCGCTTCAGTCTCTGGCCGAGGCCCTGGACCAGAAGCGCCGGGAGGAGGAAAAGTACAATGCCAAGCAGAAGGGCCACGTGCCCCAGTA CCTGCTGGAGCGGAAGGATCACTGgcgcagggagctggaggagcagcggcGGAACCTGCCCGACCCTGACATGCCACCAGGTCACACCATGATGCCAGAGAGCAAGCGGCTGGAAACCCTCAACAGCCTGACTCAGA GCCAGGAGCAGCTGTTGAAGGACCTGGTGATGCTGCCGGTGCGGGCTGACACCCTGAGCATTCAGAAGAGGCGAGCGGAGCTGGAGAAGAAGCTGTCACAGATAGACGAGGCCCTGAAAATCTTCTCCCGGCCCAAGGTCTTCATCAAGCTGGACTCCTGA
- the ENKD1 gene encoding enkurin domain-containing protein 1 isoform X3, with translation MSEGPSRISGPIPPDPTLFPDYYKRPLSEVLGAPVGSGARTRLKREWQRRWKWGCDCQVKKYQSRGRLEGNALKLDFLSGPLAPDPSLYPTCYSARPAHPAPRIRPDGQDALEKGRKGMVGVLLQLEGISLHREPPLKRRECKDHEKENLRRMREIQRRCKEKELAREHSQPKPVKALWKCQKYETVDSKVKARLQESSPPPKLEAQKFLRAYSRCGSGVQPRRSLSPSPAKTRAVADTEAAGGESTDAKIQVEGTSIDFIRHNARTAKQVPLRRSRSLQSLAEALDQKRREEEKYNAKQKGHVPQYLLERKDHWRRELEEQRRNLPDPDMPPGHTMMPESKRLETLNSLTQSQEQLLKDLVMLPVRADTLSIQKRRAELEKKLSQIDEALKIFSRPKVFIKLDS, from the exons ATGTCGGAGGGGCCTTCCAGGATTTCAGGACCCATCCCCCCAGACCCCACGCTGTTCCCGGACTATTACAAACGTCCCCTGTCAG AGGTGCTGGGCGCTCCCGTTGGCTCCGGTGCCCGGACCAGGCTGAAGAGAGAGTGGCAGAGGCGTTGGAAGTGGGGATGTGACTGTCAAGTAAAGAAGTACCAGT CTCGAGGGAGGCTGGAAGGGAACGCCTTGAAGCTCGACTTCCTCTCTGGGCCTCTGGCCCCCGACCCCAGCCTGTATCCCACCTGCTACAGTGCCCGTCCTGCCCACCCTGCTCCACGTATTCGCCCCGATGGTCAGGATGCCCTGGAGAAGGGGCGGAAGGGGATGGTTGGggttctgctgcagctggaggggatcTCTCTGCACAGAGAGCCGCCCCTGAAAA GGCGAGAGTGCAAGGACCATGAGAAGGAGAACTTGAGGCGGATGAGGGAGATCCAGAGGAGATGCAAGGAGAAGGAGCTGGCACGGGAGCACAGCCAGCCCAAGCCGGTGAAGGCCCTGTGGAAATGCCAGAAGTATGAGACTGTGGATTCCAAGGTGAAGGCCAGGCTCCAG GAGAGCTCTCCCCCACCCAAGCTGGAGGCTCAGAAATTTCTGAGGGCCTATTCCCGCTGCGGCTCCGGGGTCCAGCCGCGCCGGTCGCTGTCACCCAGCCCTGCCAAGACCAGAGCGGTGGCTGacacagaggcagcaggaggagagagcaCCGATGCCAAG ATCCAGGTCGAAGGCACCAGCATTGACTTCATCAGACACAACGCCCGCACCGCCAAGCAGGTCCCCCTGCGACGCTCGCGCTCGCTTCAGTCTCTGGCCGAGGCCCTGGACCAGAAGCGCCGGGAGGAGGAAAAGTACAATGCCAAGCAGAAGGGCCACGTGCCCCAGTA CCTGCTGGAGCGGAAGGATCACTGgcgcagggagctggaggagcagcggcGGAACCTGCCCGACCCTGACATGCCACCAGGTCACACCATGATGCCAGAGAGCAAGCGGCTGGAAACCCTCAACAGCCTGACTCAGA GCCAGGAGCAGCTGTTGAAGGACCTGGTGATGCTGCCGGTGCGGGCTGACACCCTGAGCATTCAGAAGAGGCGAGCGGAGCTGGAGAAGAAGCTGTCACAGATAGACGAGGCCCTGAAAATCTTCTCCCGGCCCAAGGTCTTCATCAAGCTGGACTCCTGA